A single region of the Prosthecobacter debontii genome encodes:
- a CDS encoding fucose isomerase, with the protein MPTRRFIQLVASGDLRLSANQTCWPAQKAMEDALAKALKAEGYEIKRAHPYDAKKKHGFIASQREGIEVFRNIDPDAPLIVAEAVWQYSHHVLAGLTTHRGPILTVANWSGQWPGLVGLLNLNASLTKAGVRYSTLWSETFTDTFFKNGLKEWLTTGTVTHDQSHVRPLSLLKLPADEEQVGRDFGRRFRQNKAILGVFDEGCMGMFNAIIPDDLFHAAGCFKERLSQSTLFAAMQTVSDGDAAEVYAWLKKKGLQMQLGQNDAMELTEPQILLQCKMYIAAVRLADEFGCDAIGIQYQQGLKDLTPASDLVEGMLNNVDRPPVRSADDKRILFEGEALPHFNEVDECAGLDGLVTYRLWRELGFTPENTLHDLRWGQQYGDDYVWVLLISGAAPPAHFIGGWKGASTERQPSMYFRLGGGTLKGVSKPGHIVWSRVFVMDGVLHCDIGVAEVVKLPEAETERRWQETTPQWPIMHAVLKGVSRDQMMARHKSNHIQVVYTPNAKQAHRAARIKAAAMAELGVHVSLCGEVKAS; encoded by the coding sequence ATGCCAACCCGCCGATTCATTCAGCTCGTCGCCAGCGGTGACCTCCGCCTCTCTGCCAACCAAACCTGCTGGCCCGCCCAAAAAGCCATGGAGGATGCGTTGGCTAAAGCGCTCAAGGCCGAAGGTTATGAGATCAAACGTGCGCATCCCTACGATGCCAAGAAAAAACACGGTTTCATCGCCAGCCAGCGTGAAGGAATTGAGGTTTTCCGCAACATCGATCCAGATGCGCCGCTGATTGTGGCTGAGGCAGTATGGCAGTATTCCCATCACGTTTTAGCAGGGCTGACCACGCATCGGGGACCGATCCTCACCGTCGCTAACTGGAGCGGCCAATGGCCTGGCCTCGTCGGATTGCTCAACTTGAACGCCTCCCTCACCAAGGCGGGGGTGCGTTACTCCACGCTTTGGAGCGAAACTTTCACGGATACGTTTTTCAAAAATGGACTCAAGGAATGGCTGACCACCGGCACGGTGACGCATGATCAGTCTCATGTGCGTCCGTTGTCGCTTCTCAAGCTGCCTGCGGATGAAGAGCAAGTGGGCCGTGATTTTGGTCGCCGTTTTCGCCAGAACAAAGCCATTCTGGGGGTCTTCGATGAAGGATGCATGGGCATGTTCAATGCCATCATTCCTGATGACCTCTTCCACGCGGCGGGCTGCTTTAAAGAACGCCTCAGCCAATCCACTTTGTTCGCAGCCATGCAGACGGTGAGCGATGGGGATGCCGCCGAAGTCTATGCCTGGTTGAAGAAAAAGGGACTGCAAATGCAGTTAGGTCAAAATGATGCGATGGAGCTGACGGAGCCGCAAATCCTCCTGCAATGTAAAATGTACATCGCTGCAGTTCGTTTGGCGGATGAGTTTGGCTGTGATGCCATCGGTATCCAATATCAGCAGGGATTGAAGGATCTCACCCCGGCCAGTGATCTGGTGGAAGGTATGCTCAACAACGTTGACCGTCCCCCGGTGCGCAGTGCGGATGATAAACGAATCTTGTTTGAAGGAGAGGCCCTGCCGCACTTCAATGAGGTGGACGAGTGCGCTGGGCTGGATGGCCTTGTGACCTATCGTCTGTGGCGAGAGTTGGGCTTTACGCCGGAAAACACCCTTCATGATCTGCGCTGGGGCCAACAATACGGCGATGACTATGTCTGGGTGCTGCTCATCAGCGGTGCTGCGCCGCCCGCTCATTTCATCGGTGGTTGGAAGGGGGCGAGCACGGAACGACAGCCCTCCATGTATTTCCGCCTGGGTGGAGGTACTTTGAAGGGAGTTAGCAAACCCGGACACATTGTGTGGAGTCGTGTCTTCGTGATGGATGGGGTCTTGCATTGCGACATCGGTGTGGCGGAGGTGGTGAAGCTGCCTGAAGCGGAAACCGAGCGCCGCTGGCAGGAAACCACGCCGCAATGGCCGATCATGCACGCGGTGCTCAAGGGTGTGAGCCGGGATCAGATGATGGCGCGACATAAGTCCAACCATATCCAGGTCGTCTATACACCGAACGCCAAGCAAGCCCACCGTGCGGCTCGCATCAAGGCCGCCGCCATGGCCGAACTCGGCGTTCATGTCTCCCTCTGTGGCGAGGTGAAAGCGAGTTAA
- a CDS encoding exo-alpha-sialidase, translated as MKSFLYLATVLLAVGVNHAADLPPMLDLPGVGQDPDRIDFQKLPVLKGDHGLVTHGDAQWKFRLHNYLAYHEGKYWCIWSHGPVIEDNPTQHVRFATSPDGLQWSDDHILMPSSPQKGFRYIARGLWVREGKLIAIASHDEAFDDRGRVHFFGKSLKLMAWEWQPQTQTWKELGVMMEDAINNFPPQKMPNGEYGMLRRDHERKVSMMFGGVTSPLDWKAVPLVAYQSEDGFRPEEPDWWSLPDGRLLGLFRDNSGSFRFYRALSSDHGRTWTNPEKTNFPDATSKFFGLRTSQGYYVLISNANPKQRNPLCLSTSEDGVTFTRMAALPIPQTLPADPKIQQPLRVGPVETFQYPHVVEQDGHLLIAFSRRKQTTEVIKVALAEVDALRSNKAPYPVR; from the coding sequence ATGAAATCATTCCTTTACCTGGCTACAGTTCTCCTCGCAGTCGGTGTGAACCATGCTGCCGATCTCCCGCCCATGCTCGATCTGCCAGGCGTTGGCCAAGACCCAGATCGGATTGACTTTCAGAAGCTACCGGTTCTCAAGGGAGATCATGGCTTGGTAACGCATGGCGATGCCCAATGGAAGTTCCGGCTGCATAACTACTTGGCTTATCATGAGGGGAAATACTGGTGCATCTGGAGTCATGGACCCGTCATCGAGGACAATCCCACTCAGCATGTACGCTTTGCCACGAGTCCGGATGGTCTTCAGTGGAGTGACGATCACATCTTGATGCCGTCATCTCCTCAGAAAGGCTTTCGCTACATCGCTCGCGGATTATGGGTCAGGGAGGGAAAATTGATCGCCATCGCAAGCCATGATGAGGCTTTCGATGATCGTGGGCGAGTGCACTTTTTCGGCAAAAGCCTGAAGTTGATGGCGTGGGAATGGCAGCCTCAAACTCAAACGTGGAAAGAGCTGGGAGTCATGATGGAAGACGCCATCAATAACTTTCCTCCTCAAAAAATGCCTAACGGAGAGTATGGCATGCTGAGGCGAGATCATGAGCGTAAGGTGTCCATGATGTTTGGAGGCGTGACTTCGCCTTTGGATTGGAAAGCCGTGCCTCTCGTGGCTTACCAAAGCGAGGATGGCTTTCGCCCCGAAGAGCCGGATTGGTGGTCACTTCCTGATGGTCGCTTGCTTGGGCTCTTTCGGGATAACAGTGGATCCTTTCGTTTCTATCGCGCTCTTTCGAGTGATCATGGCCGTACCTGGACGAATCCGGAGAAAACCAACTTTCCCGATGCCACCAGCAAGTTCTTTGGCCTGCGCACGAGTCAGGGGTATTACGTCTTGATCTCGAACGCGAATCCCAAGCAGCGTAACCCTCTCTGTCTCTCCACCTCGGAGGATGGAGTCACCTTCACCCGCATGGCAGCCTTACCGATTCCACAAACGTTGCCTGCAGATCCGAAGATCCAGCAACCTTTGCGCGTGGGACCTGTGGAAACTTTCCAATACCCGCACGTGGTAGAGCAAGATGGGCATTTGCTGATCGCTTTCTCGCGGCGCAAGCAAACCACCGAGGTGATCAAGGTGGCGCTGGCAGAGGTCGATGCACTTCGTTCCAACAAGGCTCCTTATCCCGTCCGCTAG
- a CDS encoding RICIN domain-containing protein, giving the protein MKSLLLTFSLFTSFVLAEDWGAYQIVSASAPEFVLEAVGGTQEGDVVSIQKPNGAANQKWIFDPKGDGWYWVMPVLTPTLALTVANAEKKNGAKVTIEKYNKSDAQLWSIQKHDNGSYTLTPKHAAGMGLDHFGGKKEAGAKVDLWTYRENDTHLQWFIHPLAGTGIVAKTAEEPAGYQPPEIATEAIKEGSIKEFRFTQSKVFPGTVRDVTVFIPAQYDASKPACVYVKTDGYNPREKELMETMIATGEIPVTVGVFVRPGTLPSPVKGTVDRRNRCFEYDAVNDNNVRFFDEELLPFVAQEYQLNLSTSGNDRCISGGSSGGITAFTAAWNRPEAFSRVYAASGSWVAFRGGHEFPILVRKFEAKPIRSFLTTATHDMENAAGDWFLTDQEMDKALKFSGYDYQFRIVEGKHVAGYMDYWREAMAYLWRDWPAPVKAGPSAPRAQEILIPDEGWQLAAEGFKSTRGPSTNAQGEVFFADTTNDQIHRIDTEGKVSVFAKDTGHAHCVTVGPYGTLYTISEKSAQLMRYDIAGKASVVMEGIQGHSIFARPDGSLYVTSNDDSKPNNGGSVWLIKDGQKKQVDAGIKFATGLANRPDQWLLSVAEGHSKWIYSYQINDDGTLTHKERFFHLHVADWDDDAGAESVCYSQEGRQFSATRSGIQISADDGPTQIILPVPDRSRVTGVAIGGKNKDILYAFCMNKIWKRKIQQHALGAWSPWTKVNPNRL; this is encoded by the coding sequence ATGAAATCCCTGCTGCTCACTTTCAGCCTTTTCACTAGCTTCGTTCTCGCTGAGGACTGGGGCGCGTATCAAATCGTCTCCGCCAGTGCACCTGAGTTCGTTCTGGAAGCTGTTGGAGGGACTCAAGAGGGGGATGTCGTCTCCATTCAAAAACCTAATGGAGCGGCCAATCAAAAGTGGATTTTCGATCCCAAAGGTGATGGCTGGTATTGGGTGATGCCCGTCTTGACACCAACCCTGGCGCTTACCGTCGCCAATGCTGAAAAGAAGAACGGGGCGAAGGTCACCATCGAGAAGTACAACAAGTCTGATGCTCAACTCTGGTCCATCCAGAAGCATGACAATGGCTCCTACACGCTCACACCTAAACACGCCGCTGGCATGGGCTTGGATCACTTCGGTGGTAAGAAGGAAGCGGGGGCTAAAGTGGACCTCTGGACTTATCGGGAGAACGACACGCATCTCCAGTGGTTCATCCATCCTCTCGCGGGCACCGGCATTGTAGCTAAGACAGCGGAAGAGCCCGCAGGTTATCAGCCACCCGAGATCGCAACAGAAGCCATCAAGGAAGGCAGCATCAAAGAGTTCCGCTTTACCCAGAGCAAGGTATTCCCGGGCACTGTCCGCGATGTCACCGTCTTCATTCCGGCTCAGTACGATGCCAGTAAACCTGCCTGCGTGTATGTGAAAACCGACGGTTATAATCCCCGAGAAAAAGAGCTCATGGAAACGATGATCGCGACGGGAGAGATCCCTGTGACAGTGGGGGTTTTTGTCAGACCAGGGACACTCCCCTCTCCCGTCAAAGGCACTGTTGATCGGCGTAATCGTTGTTTTGAATACGATGCCGTGAATGATAACAACGTGCGCTTCTTCGATGAAGAATTGCTGCCCTTCGTGGCCCAGGAGTATCAGCTCAACCTCAGCACCAGCGGCAATGACCGCTGCATCTCCGGCGGCAGCAGCGGTGGCATTACGGCCTTCACCGCCGCATGGAATCGACCCGAAGCGTTTAGCCGTGTCTATGCCGCCAGCGGTAGTTGGGTGGCCTTCCGTGGAGGGCATGAGTTTCCCATCTTGGTGCGGAAATTTGAGGCCAAACCCATCCGCTCTTTCCTAACCACCGCCACGCATGACATGGAAAACGCGGCTGGCGATTGGTTCCTCACGGACCAGGAGATGGACAAGGCCCTGAAGTTCTCGGGCTATGATTACCAATTCCGCATCGTCGAGGGCAAGCATGTGGCTGGATACATGGATTACTGGCGCGAAGCCATGGCCTATCTTTGGAGAGACTGGCCAGCTCCTGTCAAAGCAGGCCCCAGTGCACCCCGTGCTCAGGAGATCCTCATCCCCGACGAGGGGTGGCAGCTCGCTGCCGAGGGCTTCAAAAGCACACGCGGCCCCTCCACCAATGCGCAGGGGGAAGTCTTCTTTGCCGATACAACCAACGATCAAATTCATCGCATCGATACCGAGGGCAAAGTCAGCGTCTTTGCCAAAGACACCGGCCATGCCCATTGTGTCACCGTGGGTCCCTACGGCACCCTCTACACCATCTCCGAGAAGTCAGCGCAACTCATGCGTTACGACATCGCCGGCAAGGCCAGCGTCGTGATGGAAGGTATCCAGGGTCACTCCATCTTTGCCCGGCCGGATGGCAGCCTTTACGTCACCAGTAATGACGATAGTAAACCGAACAACGGCGGCAGTGTTTGGCTCATCAAAGACGGCCAGAAAAAGCAGGTGGATGCAGGCATCAAGTTTGCCACCGGTCTGGCCAATCGCCCGGATCAATGGCTTCTCTCCGTCGCCGAAGGTCACTCCAAATGGATCTACAGCTATCAGATCAACGACGATGGCACCCTCACGCACAAAGAGCGTTTCTTTCATTTGCATGTAGCCGATTGGGATGATGACGCGGGTGCCGAGTCGGTGTGTTACTCTCAGGAAGGTCGGCAGTTTTCCGCCACCCGCAGCGGCATTCAAATCAGCGCCGATGATGGCCCCACGCAAATCATCCTGCCGGTCCCTGATCGCAGCCGCGTGACGGGTGTTGCCATCGGCGGCAAGAACAAAGACATCCTCTACGCCTTCTGCATGAACAAAATCTGGAAGCGCAAGATCCAGCAGCATGCCCTGGGAGCCTGGAGCCCTTGGACGAAGGTGAATCCGAATAGACTATAG
- a CDS encoding alpha/beta hydrolase translates to MKALLLTFTLLVCLAFAEKKPVSLPAGIRMERDIAYIEGGDEAQKLDLYLPEKAPDKPLPLIVHIHGGGWRAGSKFPCPISVMVMRGYAVASVEYRFSQKAIFPAQIQDCQAAIRWLRANREKYHLDPEHVGVVGGSAGGHLSALVGTSGGKKAFTPIGANEAETDRVQAVCDIYGPADFTTVVQQAEADSNVKNIFQFNTPSDPYSSLIGTRLDDQPKSKAVSPIHYVSQDTPPFLILHGTHDALVPYAQSEQLAAALKAKGVEVWLQKLPGSGHGGPAFVRPQVMLLMQNFFDKYLKGTDVKIELVPEAELAVDPEK, encoded by the coding sequence ATGAAAGCGCTGCTCCTGACCTTCACCCTTCTGGTGTGTTTGGCTTTTGCCGAAAAAAAACCGGTTTCCCTTCCTGCGGGAATTCGGATGGAACGGGACATCGCCTACATCGAAGGAGGTGATGAGGCGCAGAAGCTGGATCTCTACCTCCCTGAGAAAGCACCCGACAAACCCCTTCCACTGATCGTACACATCCATGGCGGTGGCTGGCGGGCAGGCAGCAAGTTTCCGTGTCCCATCTCCGTGATGGTTATGCGTGGTTATGCGGTGGCCAGTGTGGAGTATCGTTTCAGCCAGAAAGCGATTTTCCCGGCGCAAATTCAAGACTGCCAAGCGGCCATTCGCTGGCTAAGAGCCAACCGCGAAAAATACCATCTCGATCCCGAGCATGTGGGAGTGGTCGGAGGTTCAGCAGGCGGACACCTTTCCGCGTTGGTCGGCACTTCAGGTGGGAAGAAGGCTTTTACACCTATCGGGGCTAACGAAGCCGAAACCGATCGTGTCCAGGCCGTGTGTGACATCTATGGCCCGGCGGATTTCACCACCGTCGTGCAGCAGGCGGAAGCAGACTCGAATGTGAAGAACATCTTCCAGTTCAACACCCCGAGTGACCCCTACTCGTCACTCATCGGCACCCGGCTCGACGATCAACCCAAGAGCAAGGCCGTGAGTCCGATCCACTATGTCAGCCAAGACACGCCTCCTTTCCTCATTCTTCATGGCACACACGATGCTCTGGTGCCCTATGCGCAGAGTGAGCAACTGGCAGCAGCCTTGAAGGCGAAAGGTGTCGAAGTGTGGTTACAAAAGCTCCCCGGCTCTGGCCATGGCGGGCCAGCTTTTGTCAGACCTCAGGTGATGCTACTCATGCAGAACTTTTTCGATAAGTATCTGAAGGGCACAGACGTGAAGATTGAGCTCGTGCCGGAAGCTGAACTCGCGGTGGATCCGGAAAAGTAG
- a CDS encoding sugar phosphate isomerase/epimerase family protein yields MPKLAAFPKAFMQALCKEGTMTVSEWIQLASKLDIQGLEWYAGFLEMADEKNWPRFRQEVEDTGKVIPMMCCSPDFTHPDAEFREKEIAKQKRWIDMTQVLGGSYCRVLSGQRRPELSVDEGVKLAADSIHACLPYAQERGITLILENHYKDDFWEYPEFAQKMDIFCKLVAAVDHPNFGVNYDPSNTYLAGENPIELLKRVSHRVVTMHASDRYLAEGTIEDLRKEEGGALGYAKRLRHGEIGKGLNDYDAIFTELKSKGFDSWISIEDGVDGMDQLERSVAFLKRKIAQHWG; encoded by the coding sequence ATGCCTAAGCTCGCCGCCTTCCCCAAAGCCTTCATGCAAGCCCTCTGCAAGGAAGGCACGATGACTGTTTCCGAATGGATTCAACTCGCCTCGAAACTGGATATTCAGGGCCTGGAGTGGTATGCCGGATTTCTCGAAATGGCCGATGAGAAAAACTGGCCGCGTTTCCGCCAAGAGGTCGAAGACACGGGCAAAGTCATCCCGATGATGTGCTGCTCGCCAGACTTCACGCATCCCGATGCGGAGTTCCGAGAAAAGGAGATCGCCAAACAGAAGCGCTGGATTGATATGACGCAGGTATTGGGGGGCAGTTACTGCCGTGTGCTCAGTGGTCAGCGCCGCCCTGAACTGAGTGTAGATGAAGGCGTCAAACTCGCTGCCGATTCTATTCACGCTTGCCTGCCTTACGCGCAAGAGAGGGGCATCACGTTGATTCTAGAGAACCACTACAAAGACGATTTCTGGGAATACCCCGAGTTTGCTCAAAAGATGGATATCTTCTGCAAGTTGGTCGCTGCGGTGGATCATCCCAACTTCGGTGTGAATTACGATCCTTCCAATACCTACCTCGCCGGAGAGAATCCCATTGAGTTGCTCAAACGCGTCTCGCACCGCGTGGTCACGATGCATGCCAGCGATCGTTATTTGGCTGAAGGCACCATCGAAGATCTCCGCAAAGAGGAAGGCGGTGCTCTCGGTTATGCCAAACGACTCCGGCATGGTGAAATTGGCAAGGGCCTCAATGACTATGACGCCATCTTTACCGAACTGAAGAGTAAGGGCTTCGATAGCTGGATCAGCATCGAAGATGGAGTGGATGGTATGGATCAACTCGAGCGCAGCGTCGCTTTCCTGAAGCGTAAAATTGCCCAGCATTGGGGCTGA
- a CDS encoding sulfatase produces MKRLTTSWPILVMAFLGICTIALGAPKPNILFILADDLGYGDLGCYGCPDIRTPHLDRLAQEGVRFTQFYANGSVCSPTRAAFMSGRYQQRLGLEDAVTYQEFGRGLPEDGETLADALKAAGYNTGLIGKWHLGYDLERRPLQQGFDHFFGFLGGNHHYFQHMDRIGVPDLWLGNEAIARQGYTTDLLTEDAKAFLAKPREQPFFLYLAHAAPHFPWQGPTDENKLVEPKKPSWQEGDRQTYIAMVERLDHGIGQVLAKLDELGLRENTLVVFSSDNGGHTYSRNAPMRDFKGTIWEGGVRVPCIARWPGVIPAGTTSAQMGITMDWTATFRRLAGLGPDAQHEDGVDVMPFLTQKAPSQTRTLFWRLTNRRPKKQVEEGRSVCQGPWKLIEYATGERYLFNLTDDVGEQQNLIQHHPDLVQELHQKLDAWEKDIAASTPN; encoded by the coding sequence ATGAAACGACTCACCACCTCTTGGCCGATTCTGGTGATGGCGTTCCTCGGGATCTGCACCATCGCTCTCGGTGCGCCCAAACCTAACATCCTTTTCATCCTGGCCGATGATCTGGGCTATGGCGATCTCGGGTGCTACGGCTGCCCCGATATCCGCACGCCTCATCTCGACCGACTGGCTCAAGAAGGCGTTCGCTTCACCCAGTTCTATGCCAATGGCTCGGTCTGTTCACCGACTCGTGCGGCCTTCATGAGTGGACGTTATCAGCAGCGCCTAGGTCTGGAGGATGCGGTGACGTATCAGGAATTTGGGCGGGGTCTTCCTGAGGATGGCGAGACCTTAGCAGATGCGCTAAAAGCAGCTGGCTATAACACCGGCCTCATTGGCAAATGGCATCTCGGTTACGATCTTGAGCGGCGGCCTCTGCAGCAGGGGTTCGATCACTTTTTCGGCTTCCTCGGCGGCAATCATCATTACTTCCAGCACATGGATCGCATTGGCGTTCCGGATCTTTGGTTAGGCAATGAAGCCATCGCACGTCAGGGCTACACCACCGACTTACTCACAGAGGATGCCAAGGCTTTTTTAGCGAAGCCTCGCGAGCAACCTTTCTTCCTTTATCTGGCCCATGCCGCCCCCCACTTTCCTTGGCAGGGACCGACGGACGAAAACAAGCTCGTCGAACCCAAGAAGCCTTCCTGGCAAGAGGGGGATCGGCAAACTTACATCGCCATGGTGGAGCGTCTGGACCACGGCATCGGCCAAGTGCTCGCCAAGCTCGACGAACTTGGTCTCCGGGAGAACACGCTCGTCGTTTTCTCCTCGGATAACGGCGGGCATACGTATTCCCGCAATGCGCCCATGCGTGACTTCAAAGGCACCATCTGGGAGGGAGGCGTGCGCGTCCCATGCATTGCGCGGTGGCCTGGTGTGATACCCGCAGGCACGACCTCCGCTCAGATGGGGATCACCATGGATTGGACCGCGACTTTTCGGCGTCTCGCCGGACTAGGACCTGACGCTCAGCATGAAGATGGTGTCGATGTGATGCCTTTTCTAACCCAGAAGGCTCCGTCTCAAACACGCACTCTGTTCTGGAGGCTGACCAACCGACGTCCTAAAAAACAAGTCGAGGAGGGACGCTCCGTCTGCCAAGGCCCCTGGAAGCTTATCGAGTATGCCACCGGCGAGCGTTACCTTTTCAATCTGACGGACGATGTGGGTGAGCAGCAGAACCTGATTCAGCATCACCCCGACCTCGTTCAGGAACTTCATCAAAAGCTGGACGCCTGGGAAAAAGACATCGCCGCTTCTACGCCTAACTAA
- a CDS encoding SDR family oxidoreductase — protein sequence MSRLANKVILVTGSATGIGKAIAKRCVAEGAQVIIHGLEADLAANVVAELGSHKAVAHVEDLTAEGCPQRLVDLAVKTFGKLDAIVNNAAMVSQGNIHDTDAAFFMKMISVNTLAPFLLIQAALPELTKTRGNVLNIGSVNAYSGEPNLLPYSISKGGLMTLTRNLGDTLMRENGVRVNQINPGWVLTENEAQRKREHGLKEDWYTDLPKVYAPAGRILWPEEIAAAAVFWLADESGPISGQVMDLEQHPFIGRNPPKDSSTIPTK from the coding sequence ATGTCACGTCTCGCCAATAAAGTCATTCTCGTCACCGGTAGCGCCACAGGCATCGGTAAGGCCATCGCCAAGCGCTGTGTCGCCGAAGGCGCCCAGGTAATCATCCATGGGCTTGAAGCCGATCTTGCCGCCAACGTTGTGGCTGAGCTCGGCTCCCACAAGGCGGTCGCCCACGTTGAAGATCTCACGGCCGAAGGTTGCCCTCAGCGACTGGTGGATCTGGCGGTGAAGACCTTCGGCAAGCTGGATGCCATCGTGAACAATGCCGCGATGGTTTCCCAAGGGAATATCCACGACACCGATGCTGCCTTCTTCATGAAGATGATCTCGGTGAATACCTTGGCTCCCTTTCTCCTCATCCAGGCAGCCCTGCCTGAGCTCACCAAGACCCGTGGGAACGTACTGAACATCGGCAGCGTCAATGCCTACAGTGGCGAGCCGAATCTGCTGCCCTACAGCATCTCCAAAGGGGGCCTCATGACCCTGACACGGAATCTCGGGGACACCCTGATGCGTGAAAACGGCGTGCGGGTGAATCAGATCAACCCCGGCTGGGTACTCACCGAAAACGAAGCCCAACGCAAACGCGAGCACGGCCTCAAAGAGGACTGGTATACCGACTTGCCCAAAGTCTATGCACCAGCAGGACGCATCCTCTGGCCCGAAGAGATCGCGGCCGCAGCCGTCTTTTGGCTGGCGGATGAAAGCGGTCCCATCAGCGGACAGGTGATGGACTTGGAACAGCATCCTTTCATCGGACGCAACCCCCCCAAGGATAGCTCGACCATCCCGACCAAATAA
- a CDS encoding family 16 glycoside hydrolase, producing MKTLLCLSLLSTAAFAADYSRVIFADDFSSDGFGPRWGHYKSSSVVKDGVLVGITAPTSDHSAVDNIKFDGEKDLQVSVKFKFVSDKAKSFNVWFDDKNYKGSHAGHICQATISPTSVNLADAKTGGFDLTGGLYDRKKANQLTADEKKMLASKAKRLPVKLSLEEWHTLVVETQGDELLVSIDGKDVGSFKSEGIAHDTKSLVSLTTNPVDVHYDDFSLKSAAK from the coding sequence ATGAAGACCCTTCTTTGCCTCTCCCTCCTCTCCACCGCCGCCTTCGCTGCGGATTACTCTCGCGTCATTTTTGCCGATGACTTTTCCAGCGATGGCTTCGGGCCTCGCTGGGGACACTACAAGAGCTCCAGTGTCGTCAAAGACGGCGTGCTGGTGGGTATCACCGCTCCGACTTCCGACCACAGTGCGGTGGACAACATCAAGTTCGACGGTGAAAAAGACCTCCAGGTGTCGGTGAAGTTCAAGTTCGTCAGCGACAAGGCCAAAAGCTTCAACGTCTGGTTCGATGACAAGAACTACAAAGGCTCCCATGCAGGTCACATCTGCCAGGCCACCATCAGCCCGACCAGCGTCAATCTGGCGGATGCTAAGACCGGGGGTTTTGATCTGACTGGCGGTCTGTATGATCGGAAGAAAGCCAATCAACTGACGGCGGATGAAAAGAAGATGCTGGCCAGCAAAGCCAAGCGCCTGCCCGTCAAACTGAGCCTCGAAGAATGGCACACCCTAGTCGTAGAAACCCAAGGTGATGAGCTGCTGGTGAGCATTGATGGCAAAGATGTCGGCAGCTTCAAATCGGAAGGGATTGCCCATGACACCAAGTCTCTGGTGAGCCTCACCACCAACCCCGTGGACGTTCATTACGACGACTTCAGCCTCAAGTCGGCTGCGAAGTAG
- a CDS encoding zinc-binding dehydrogenase has product MKSAAVVNYAPEKGSVEIREIDKPTIGAEDVLLEVANVGVCGSDLHQWTSDHSWPVNYPVVLGHEFGGHIVEVGKEVEGWKEGDRVVSETAAIISKDNPMTRRGLYNLDNTRKGFGYGVNGAMTKYVRVPSRILHHVPDHLPFEQACLTEPCCVAYNAVVKNARIEPGDRVVVLGPGTIGILCAAMARLCGAEVAIVGLPQDAHRLELARQHYGCEVIIGDAKPWAMARDGLGCDGVIDAAGASVTLKIALDIVRPAGWISKVGWGPQPLGFNIDPLVQKNITLQGSFSHNWPIWERVIALLSSGQFDVKPIIGGVWPITDWHEAFEKMHKGEVVKSVLRPV; this is encoded by the coding sequence ATGAAATCTGCCGCTGTCGTCAATTACGCCCCCGAAAAGGGTTCCGTCGAAATCCGCGAAATCGATAAACCCACGATTGGCGCGGAAGACGTTTTGCTGGAAGTCGCCAATGTCGGCGTCTGCGGCAGCGACCTGCACCAGTGGACTTCGGATCACTCATGGCCAGTCAATTACCCTGTCGTGCTGGGCCATGAGTTTGGTGGTCACATCGTCGAGGTGGGCAAGGAGGTGGAAGGCTGGAAGGAAGGAGACCGTGTGGTGTCAGAAACCGCCGCCATCATCTCCAAGGACAACCCGATGACCCGCAGAGGTCTCTACAACCTGGACAATACCCGCAAGGGCTTTGGTTATGGCGTTAACGGTGCCATGACCAAATACGTGCGCGTGCCCAGCCGCATCCTGCACCATGTGCCGGATCATCTCCCCTTTGAGCAAGCCTGCCTCACGGAACCCTGCTGTGTGGCCTACAATGCCGTGGTGAAAAACGCCCGTATCGAACCTGGCGACCGCGTGGTTGTTCTCGGCCCAGGCACCATCGGCATTCTCTGCGCGGCCATGGCGCGCCTTTGCGGAGCCGAAGTCGCCATTGTCGGCCTGCCCCAAGATGCGCATCGGCTGGAGTTGGCCCGCCAGCACTATGGCTGCGAGGTGATCATCGGTGATGCCAAACCCTGGGCGATGGCTCGCGATGGTTTAGGCTGTGATGGTGTCATTGATGCCGCCGGCGCCAGTGTCACGCTCAAGATCGCCTTGGACATCGTGCGCCCCGCAGGCTGGATCAGCAAAGTCGGCTGGGGTCCTCAGCCGCTCGGCTTTAACATCGACCCGCTGGTGCAGAAGAACATCACCCTCCAGGGCAGCTTCAGCCACAACTGGCCGATCTGGGAGCGTGTGATCGCCTTGCTCTCCAGTGGCCAGTTTGACGTCAAACCCATCATCGGCGGCGTCTGGCCCATCACTGACTGGCATGAAGCCTTTGAAAAAATGCACAAGGGCGAAGTCGTGAAGAGCGTGCTGCGGCCCGTGTGA